In Sesamum indicum cultivar Zhongzhi No. 13 linkage group LG8, S_indicum_v1.0, whole genome shotgun sequence, the sequence gataaataatatatccaTCATCGATCTCTCAtattgtaacaaaaaaattggcacGATCTAGCTCCTTGATAGCTAGGTTTGAagtcaatatttaattatctagGTATATAATTTGGAGATGATTAGCCCTTAAACTTGGGACAGAAGATGATGCAAAATCTAGAAAAGCGAATTACGAATCCCACAAAATCTTCTTGATTAAGAAATAGCAGCTACCTGAATCCACTAATAATCCACCTGTGCGatcataaacaaaaaatttatgcttATCAATTTCACTCTTATTTCTCAATTAATCCTTGTTGATTAATGAAgtaattaaactatatattctttcttaaaatacaaatcttgtATAATTTCATTGGTTGGCGCTATTTGAAGTGCAATGCAACTTTTGTGGTGgggttttgaattttgatgtatGTTGGTCCTACtgatataaatcaaaataatatacagCTAGCTAGCTTGGGTACTATTGAAGATTCCATGCATAATTTGTATATGATTTTAGTAGTAGGGAAACTATAACTATATAATTCAACTGAAATAATGGTAACTACAAGTCTTTAGAATGAAAAGATTTGACACTCAACTAACAAACAAGAAGCTTAATTATGGGTGTTGGGCCTTCTCTTTACAGATGATTTTTCAGACATCATATGTAGCAGCTCCAAATTTATCTACTTTTTGGCTGCCTTTTCCCAGGCCATTTATTGGCTTCTATTACCATCAATTCATGCCCCGTCCTATTCAATAATCATCATTCTCTTGTATATATCAAACTCCatcacattaattattttgacatGGGGAAAAAAAGGTTGCTatgaaatatacaaaaatcatttttgaGACTGTgatctataaaaaattatgtattatatatatacggaCAGTGTGCTATAACgactaatatattaaaaaaagaaaaagagagtatATATGCTTGTTGCACATGGGGGCTGGGTAATGTTGTATGATGCATGATGAGATGGTCTCTTTTCCAAGTCCAACTGTAGAAGACCCTTTTGGTTCCAATATTGAGGGCATATCACGCATATATACTTTTGCATGACTGCTTTCATCCACTTTCATCTTACTgcctcttttatctttttccatAACATTcattatatacaattaattaattaattatatatgcatgtattttctttcatataattataattgatcctagctactaattaattaatacttgtTAAGTAAATAAAGTAATGATGAGTGGCAAATATAATCTCACAAATTGCATTAATATATAGAAAGGTACAAACCGGTAATATAATACTCTCTAAAACTGGAATTGGGGCCTGCCAccagaaagaaagagaggagTAGAAGAAGTAGTGTACGTAGTTTGTGGAAAAAGGGGTGGTATGAGTTAGAacattattattgaatttgaggGTGGCGATAGGTCGACAATTTGCAGAATCTCATGTAAAATCAGGTTGAGGCAGCAATGGCATCGATAACGTTAAACATCAACGGCTCTGGGGCCTAAGTGTCGCACCATTTCAACTCCACCACAATAAATTGGGCATGTTAATTGTGGCTACAAATCAGCCAACCTtgcactctctctctctctctatatatgtatgcatatatatatatagagagagagagagagagagagagagagagattagagagaaaattgaaaataatgcaGGGGAGGGGAGGGGAGAGGAGAGGGGTTTTGCtgggtttaattaattagaccTGCAATCCCTGACGCAACTTTTGCTCTACGGACGAGGGCCCATACTTTGAGGTCTTTTGGACTCttctaaaattacacaacAGTACGACCCATCTGCCACAATCAAATGAATCCCACCAAGGGCAATCTCGATATTTTCACAATCAAAAGGTTACTTTCAAGAGCCAAACTCCAAACCACGCCTACTGTACCTTCTGTCTGTAATAAAAAAGCAATGAGCAAATAACAATTTCGTGCCAAATCACCACCCTTACGTCAGCAATGGCGAAAAATCAAGCATCCCGATTAAAAAACCGCACGTGCAGCACAGTATCCTCACGTGCCGGACACAAGTGAAACTTCcaggaaataattttttctcccGTAccacttacaaaaaaaaaccacaaTTACTGATTGATTAATAAGTACACAATTAactcattaaatttaatcactGGCCTCCGTACGatgtttcttaatttttttcccaacccactatttctctctctaaaacctacacacacatatatatagagagagattAGAGAGACACAGAACCACAGGCAGAAGCCATAGCATTTTACTACTAACGTCTGTTAAACCCTAATCATCTGCTGTGCCTTCTCTGTATTTCCTTAGCTAGAGCTTTTTGTCTCACTCTTTGAGGGTGTGGGTGAATTTTTGACTTTGCTGATTCTTGTCTGCTTTTTGGCACTGTTCATTCATTAATCGCCAGACATTCCCATCTCCACTCTTCGTATCTGATTCTTCCGCagaattaaaaagaaacaattacGCATTATTAATTTGTTCGTGAACGAAACAGTGGGTTTCATACATGAAATCGTCCATAAAATGTTAGACGATTCCCGCAGGAACTCGGAGGAGCTTGTTTCTGAAGGATTTTCTTCCAGCAAAATCAGTTCAATGAGCAGCGACACAACTCTCAGCCATTGCACCAGCTTCAGCCGGTTGTCGTTCGAGCTGCCGACGAGCTCGCCGGAGCAGCAGGCTGCGCTGAAGCCGCACCGGTCATCGGACTCCTCGTTCCAAGCTATTCGTTTCAAAACGAACTTAAGCTTCCGAGACTTTAGCTTGGTGCGGCAGATCGGGAGCGGTGATATCGGCAGAGTTTACCTCTGCCGGCTCCGCGGCCCGGTGGATGAGGGGCGACTCTACGCCATGAAGGTGGTGGATAATGAGGTGTTGGCTATGAAGAAAAAGACTCAGAGAGCGGAGACTGAGAGGAAAATCATGAAGCTGTTAGATCATCCGTTTTTGCCTACACTTTTTGCGGAATTTGAGGCATCGAATTTCTCTTGTGTGGTCATGGAGTACTGTTCCGGTGGCGATTTGCATTCTCTTAGATATAGACAGCCGCAGAAACGCTTCTCTCTCAGCTCGGCTAGGTAAATCTTTTTCtacattttgttttcttttattcaattCATCCCTCGAATGTATCTAACTTACATGAAGTGAGACTTGTCATTACAATGCATTTTTCTTGCTCTATGATCGATACATATGGTTTTGAGATGTGCTTTTGTTTGGTAATTTCAGACCACTTACTTGTTTCTTTATACCTGCAAAAGCTGAACAAGTTGCGCAGCTtttcttatttgaaattttattcaagaaaaaacaaaaggtggGATGAGAAATCCATCTTGGCCACAAGGTTCCATTAATGAAACTTCACCTTTTCTTGTGTTTGGTCATTTGAAGTTCACCTTAATCAGAAGAAAATGTTTGACGTAGCCAAATACAACAGTTATTCTCTTTTGTGGAAGGTGCTAACTGGTCCTGGAATTATTTTTCAGGTTTTATGCAGCAGAGGTTTTAGTAGCATTAGAGTACCTCCACATGTTGGGAATAATCTACAGGGATTTAAAGCCTGAAAACGTGCTGGTTAGATCCGACGGTCACATCATGCTCACCGACTTTGATCTCTCCCTTTGCTCCGACGCAATCCCAGCCGTCGAATCTCCTGCATTTTCTCCTGACCCGTTATCCTCACCAAAGGCAGTCCATGGCTCCGGCTCGCTGACCCCATTCTCCTGTATCTCCACCCGGTTATTCCGGTCgaagaaaattcaaacactCGCTGCGAACCGGCTGTTCGTGGCTGAGCCCATCGCAGCCAGGTCATGTTCCTTTGTTGGGACCCACGAGTACGTGGCGCCTGAGGTGGCTTCCGGCGGGTCCCACGGCAACGCCGTTGATTGGTGGGCGCTTGGCATCTTTATGTACGAGATGATTTATGGTAGGACACCCTTTGCTGGGGAGACCAACCAAGCTACACTGCGTAACATCGCGAAAAAACCGCTGGCCTTCCCCAACGAAACCCCCTGCGGTGCGAGTGAAATGCACGCTCGGGACTTGATCTCCGGGTTGCTGAACAAGGATCCGAACAGGAGGCTCGGGTCGAAGCGCGGGGCGGCCGATGTAAAAACCCACCCATTTTTCAAGGGGTTGAACTTCGCATTAATTCGATCGGCAACACCGCCGTATGTGCCGGGTAGCCAGACAAAGAAGACGGCTGCGTTGCGTCATGGAACAGCCCCGTTTGGTGTTTTCTGACAAGTTTAGGTTAGGAggatgtaattaaattaacatagtattattttttgtactatGTATTAGGtgggaaagaaagaaaagatataaatagaCAACGTAAAGTGGTGGGATGCGGCGATATAACGGCTTTCACATAATTATTGTGTCATAATGAGTTGAATTCCCTGTTTATATTATAGGACGACCAAAGTATTTGAATCCACACAAGAAGATTTCTCCAATTGGTCTTCTTGTGGACAAGAGAAAAACGTCAATGTAAATACAGGAGCcggagaaaattaaaaaaaaaagaagcaaaagatgtatgtatgtttgatATATAACTCAACCTTTTCAACTTTAACAATTTTTACTGATTTATGCGAAAAGATTATTGCTTTCAGATTTCAAAACCAAACCAACAAGTGATCAGCGCTCCATAGtaaacttaaaagaaaaagattattggtgtttttgtattgttttttctaaaaaaacgTTATCGACAACAATTGTcaggaaagaaaatttttatgcAAATTAAGTATggtcaaattcaaattaatcataaaataaatgtaatgcTCACTTATCAtctatttagtttaattatgattaaatttaatttaaatatgtaattaatttagttggGATGATTAGAATTATTGTTATTAGGGGGTGAAGTAGGAGGTATAGTTGGAGCAAATGTTGGGCAGGGGTTGGAGGGGGAAAGGAGGAAAGTAGGGGATTGAGGCGGTCTTGAAAAGTGTAGAAAATCTGCCCAAAATTAAGTAACCTTTTTCTCTCCTCTCCAAATGAATGTTCCTCCAAACTGCCACACTTTTGGTCGCTACCTATTACTCACTTTACTACACAGCTCACACTCACAGGCTACGCTGAATCACTATAAAAGGCTTCCATTCCATTCCAACTTCCATATCCCATCAGATTCagctataattattttattatatatcttttttaaaaggaaaaaa encodes:
- the LOC105167274 gene encoding protein kinase PINOID-like, yielding MLDDSRRNSEELVSEGFSSSKISSMSSDTTLSHCTSFSRLSFELPTSSPEQQAALKPHRSSDSSFQAIRFKTNLSFRDFSLVRQIGSGDIGRVYLCRLRGPVDEGRLYAMKVVDNEVLAMKKKTQRAETERKIMKLLDHPFLPTLFAEFEASNFSCVVMEYCSGGDLHSLRYRQPQKRFSLSSARFYAAEVLVALEYLHMLGIIYRDLKPENVLVRSDGHIMLTDFDLSLCSDAIPAVESPAFSPDPLSSPKAVHGSGSLTPFSCISTRLFRSKKIQTLAANRLFVAEPIAARSCSFVGTHEYVAPEVASGGSHGNAVDWWALGIFMYEMIYGRTPFAGETNQATLRNIAKKPLAFPNETPCGASEMHARDLISGLLNKDPNRRLGSKRGAADVKTHPFFKGLNFALIRSATPPYVPGSQTKKTAALRHGTAPFGVF